Sequence from the Clostridium saccharobutylicum DSM 13864 genome:
ATAGCATATTAAAAAGCAGAAATTTTAATTCTGATATTTTAGAAATATATGATCTACAATTAGTTAATCATGCTGATTATATTATATCAAAACGGTTAGAATATATAGATAAGATAAACTTTTATGGAGAAGAAATCCATAGCGAAATAACAGATGGTAAAGAAAAGATTAAGTTTAAATATAATTGCACTGTTAATAATTTAGATGATTTTAAAACTAATTATTTAAAGAAATTACAAGATAATATTTTAAGGGATAAAGAAAAAGGATTAACTTCAGTAGGACCACATAGAGATGATTTTAGCATTTTTATAAATAATATAGATACTAAGATATTTGGGTCGCAAGGACAGCAAAGAACGGCAATTCTAACTATGAAATTCTCATCTCTAAAAATTATTAAAGAGATTACGGGTGAATATCCTGTTTTATTATTAGATGATGTCCTTTCAGAACTTGATCTCAACAGAAAAAAATACATACTAAGTACAATAAGTGGCATTCAAACAATAATCACATGCACCGGAATTGATGATTTAAAGGATTATTTAGATGATGAGGCTAAAATTTTTAATGTATCCAATGGACAAATTTTAAGTTAAAGGAGGAAGATTTAGTGTTTTTACATTTAGGTGAAAATGTTGTAGTTCCCATCAAAGACATTATTGGAATATTTGATTTACAAAATACAATGTATAGCTCTGATACAATACAGTTTTTACGATTAGCAGAAGAAGATGGATTTGTTGAAAGAATTACAGAAGAAAAGCCAAAATCTTTTATTATAGCAGAAGTTGATAATATGAGTAAAATTTATCTATCACCGATATCATCAACTACATTAACAAAAAGAACTGATATGAATTATAGTTCTTAATTTGAACACTTATCAGTTTTAATATTTATTAAGTTTAGGAGGAATCTGATTTGGAACAAAATAACAGAAAATACGATGAAAATCAGATACAGGTACTTGAGGGATTAGAAGCAGTAAGAAAGAGACCTGGTATGTATATCGGAAGCACAAGTTCACGAGGTCTTCATCATCTAGTATATGAAATTGTTGATAACAGTATTGATGAAGCATTAGCAGGTTACTGCGATAAAATAGAAGTTTACATTAACGAGGATAACTCTATTACCGTATGTGATGATGGTAGAGGTATGCCAGTTGGAATACATCCTAAAATGGGGAAATCTACTGTAGAAGTTATAATGACAATACTACATGCAGGAGGCAAATTTGGCGGCGGGGGATATAAAGTTTCAGGTGGACTACATGGAGTTGGTGCATCTGTAGTTAATGCTCTGTCCGAAGAATGTACTGTTACAGTTAAAAGAGAAGGTCATATATGGCAACAAAAATATAGTAAGGGTAA
This genomic interval carries:
- the remB gene encoding extracellular matrix regulator RemB, which gives rise to MFLHLGENVVVPIKDIIGIFDLQNTMYSSDTIQFLRLAEEDGFVERITEEKPKSFIIAEVDNMSKIYLSPISSTTLTKRTDMNYSS
- the recF gene encoding DNA replication/repair protein RecF (All proteins in this family for which functions are known are DNA-binding proteins that assist the filamentation of RecA onto DNA for the initiation of recombination or recombinational repair.), giving the protein MYVKNIMLVNYRNYENLQIELNKNVNVFIGDNAQGKTNVLEAIYYGAFAKSHRTSKDKELINWKNDKAYISLLIGKSRLDKKIDINILRDGKKAIKVNSVKVNKIGELFGTFNVVMFSPEDLKVIKEAPNLRRKVLDMELSQINKKYYFNLVQYNKILNERNSILKSRNFNSDILEIYDLQLVNHADYIISKRLEYIDKINFYGEEIHSEITDGKEKIKFKYNCTVNNLDDFKTNYLKKLQDNILRDKEKGLTSVGPHRDDFSIFINNIDTKIFGSQGQQRTAILTMKFSSLKIIKEITGEYPVLLLDDVLSELDLNRKKYILSTISGIQTIITCTGIDDLKDYLDDEAKIFNVSNGQILS